The following are encoded together in the Mesoterricola sediminis genome:
- a CDS encoding Gfo/Idh/MocA family protein — MSKMRVAVVGVGSLGQHHARIAAASEAVDLVAVVDPNEVRGREIAAKFDAPWAPALGPVLADVDAVQIAAPTGFHHAIGLEVLAAGKHVIMEKPLAASLEEGAALLAALGKARAANPGLVAAVGHLERFNPAVTALRAMGIRPHFAEAVRVSPFPMRSMEVDVVMDVMIHDLDLLLALIGRPVTSVEAVGVPVLTPYADLVNARLKFEGGAFATVTASRVARKKERTLRAFGAQSYASLDFASQKLEVLRLVAGPEGPEVRPELVDIESGEPLKLELEAFYAACQGRGQDYVTWADAQEAMKVADRVQKSVAESLASLKLDA; from the coding sequence ATGTCCAAGATGCGTGTGGCCGTCGTGGGAGTCGGCAGCCTCGGGCAGCACCATGCCCGCATCGCCGCCGCCAGCGAGGCCGTCGACCTCGTCGCCGTGGTGGATCCCAACGAGGTCCGCGGCCGGGAGATCGCCGCCAAGTTCGACGCCCCCTGGGCCCCCGCCCTGGGTCCCGTCCTCGCGGACGTGGACGCCGTGCAGATCGCCGCTCCGACCGGGTTCCACCACGCCATCGGCCTCGAGGTCCTGGCCGCGGGCAAGCACGTGATCATGGAGAAGCCCCTGGCGGCCTCCCTGGAGGAGGGCGCGGCCCTCCTCGCCGCGCTGGGGAAGGCCCGCGCCGCGAACCCCGGCCTGGTGGCCGCGGTCGGGCACCTGGAGCGCTTCAACCCCGCCGTCACCGCCCTGCGCGCCATGGGCATCCGGCCCCACTTCGCCGAGGCCGTGCGCGTCTCGCCCTTCCCCATGCGCAGCATGGAGGTGGACGTGGTCATGGACGTCATGATCCACGACCTGGACCTCCTCCTCGCCCTCATCGGGCGTCCCGTCACCTCGGTGGAGGCCGTGGGCGTCCCGGTCCTCACCCCCTACGCCGACCTGGTCAACGCCCGCCTCAAGTTCGAGGGGGGCGCCTTCGCGACGGTCACCGCCAGCCGCGTCGCCCGCAAGAAGGAGCGCACCCTCCGCGCCTTCGGCGCCCAGTCCTACGCCAGCCTCGACTTCGCCAGCCAGAAGCTGGAGGTCCTGCGCCTCGTCGCCGGCCCCGAGGGGCCCGAGGTGCGTCCCGAGCTGGTCGACATCGAGTCCGGCGAGCCCCTCAAGCTCGAACTGGAGGCCTTCTACGCGGCCTGCCAGGGCCGGGGCCAGGACTACGTGACCTGGGCCGACGCCCAGGAGGCCATGAAGGTGGCCGACCGGGTCCAGAAGTCCGTCGCGGAATCCCTGGCCAGCCTCAAGCTGGACGCGTGA
- a CDS encoding IgA Peptidase M64, whose product MNMLLRAAFALAATTLAAAAPRTLRVDYYHTGTAASETFALDRAVLEPLPWPGDPDKAVDTTNFGKYLFEVVDRATNKVIYSRGFCSVYGEWETTGEARGAARTFSESLRFPRPDGPVQVNLKKRDARNAFREVWSFTLDPADPAVDTSATPAPGELIAIRKSGDPAAKVDLLIIGDGYTRAERPKFEREARRLADALFAVQPFKDRQNDFNVWGLCPAAERSGVSRPSVGRHLRSPLGAAYDAFGLERYVLTFDNRALRDAAAHAPYEFLEILVNGDTYGGAGIFGQFSTVAAGSLWAPYIFVHEFGHHFAGLADEYYTSPVAYESGPERPEPWEPNATADPRNPKWKALVTPGTPLPTPWKKDAFDAHSRETQARRQALRAAGRPESEIDALFRAQQAFETGLLGGDVHHGAVGAFEGANYESRGYYRAQEDCVMFTRDEVPFCAACAGAIRKVIALYAKP is encoded by the coding sequence ATGAACATGCTCTTGCGCGCGGCCTTCGCCCTGGCCGCCACCACCCTGGCGGCGGCGGCGCCCAGGACCCTCCGGGTCGACTACTACCACACCGGCACCGCCGCCTCCGAGACCTTCGCCCTGGACCGCGCCGTGCTGGAGCCCCTGCCCTGGCCCGGCGATCCCGACAAGGCCGTGGACACCACCAACTTCGGCAAGTACCTCTTCGAGGTGGTGGACCGGGCCACCAACAAGGTGATCTACTCCCGGGGCTTCTGCTCCGTGTACGGCGAGTGGGAGACGACGGGCGAGGCCCGGGGCGCCGCCCGGACCTTCTCCGAATCGCTCCGCTTCCCCCGCCCCGACGGCCCCGTCCAGGTGAACCTGAAGAAGCGGGACGCGCGCAACGCCTTCCGGGAGGTCTGGTCGTTCACGCTCGATCCCGCGGACCCGGCGGTGGACACCTCCGCGACCCCTGCCCCCGGCGAGCTCATCGCCATCCGGAAATCCGGGGACCCCGCCGCCAAGGTGGACCTGCTGATCATCGGGGACGGCTACACCCGGGCGGAGCGGCCCAAGTTCGAGCGCGAGGCCCGCCGCCTCGCCGACGCCCTCTTCGCGGTGCAGCCCTTCAAGGACCGGCAGAACGACTTCAACGTCTGGGGCCTCTGCCCCGCCGCGGAGCGGTCCGGCGTCTCCCGTCCCTCCGTGGGCCGCCACCTGCGCAGCCCCCTGGGCGCCGCCTACGACGCGTTCGGCCTGGAGCGCTACGTGCTGACCTTCGACAACCGCGCCCTCCGCGACGCGGCGGCCCATGCCCCCTACGAGTTCCTGGAGATCCTGGTCAACGGCGACACCTACGGAGGCGCCGGCATCTTCGGCCAGTTCAGCACGGTGGCCGCGGGCAGCCTCTGGGCCCCCTACATCTTCGTGCACGAGTTCGGCCACCACTTCGCGGGGCTGGCCGACGAGTACTACACCTCCCCCGTCGCCTACGAAAGCGGACCCGAGCGGCCCGAGCCCTGGGAGCCCAACGCCACCGCCGATCCGCGCAACCCCAAGTGGAAGGCCCTGGTCACCCCCGGCACGCCCCTGCCCACGCCCTGGAAGAAGGACGCGTTCGACGCCCACAGCCGGGAGACCCAGGCCCGCCGCCAGGCCCTGCGCGCCGCGGGCAGGCCCGAATCCGAGATCGACGCCCTCTTCCGGGCGCAGCAGGCCTTCGAGACCGGCCTCCTGGGGGGCGACGTCCACCACGGCGCCGTCGGGGCCTTCGAGGGGGCCAACTACGAGTCGCGGGGCTATTACCGCGCCCAGGAGGACTGCGTGATGTTCACCCGGGACGAAGTGCCCTTCTGCGCGGCCTGCGCCGGCGCCATCCGCAAGGTCATCGCCCTCTACGCGAAGCCCTGA
- a CDS encoding serine hydrolase, with amino-acid sequence MIFDLASLAKPLVTAPLALRHLDLDRDRRAALGFAGRREPLTVRQLLAHAAGLPAWLPFTGEPLARQLERGWPAQDHPKLAPGRVGVCTYSDLGYRLLADLLEAETGQAFPALGAAASGLLPAPWSEPPTPVPPGPDRDFWALAAPGLPFPEPAPGLPHDANARAGMRGHAGFAADPARFQACLEAWAEAGWPRRMAQDQARGADGSRWGLGLQRAFRGPGRFGTLLDGIPLGRGGVHVLVRGGEAGDPPPMASGPAGEASGFWYHLGFTGPALFYRPEDGLLLGILAHRRGPGGGILDPDALQARRWAALQGWMADQGFA; translated from the coding sequence GTGATCTTCGACCTCGCCTCCCTCGCCAAGCCCCTGGTGACGGCGCCCCTGGCTCTCCGGCACCTGGACCTCGACCGCGACCGCAGGGCCGCGCTCGGCTTCGCGGGACGGCGGGAACCCCTGACCGTTCGGCAGCTTCTTGCCCATGCCGCGGGTTTGCCGGCCTGGCTCCCCTTCACGGGGGAGCCGTTGGCTCGTCAGCTTGAGCGGGGCTGGCCGGCCCAGGACCATCCCAAGCTGGCCCCTGGCCGGGTTGGGGTCTGCACCTATTCGGACCTGGGCTACCGGCTCCTGGCCGATCTCCTGGAGGCCGAGACCGGGCAGGCCTTCCCGGCCCTCGGGGCCGCGGCCTCCGGCCTGTTGCCGGCCCCCTGGTCCGAGCCGCCCACCCCGGTCCCTCCGGGTCCGGACCGGGACTTCTGGGCCCTGGCCGCCCCTGGTCTCCCCTTCCCGGAACCCGCCCCCGGCCTCCCCCACGACGCCAACGCGCGGGCGGGCATGCGTGGCCACGCGGGCTTCGCCGCCGACCCGGCGCGGTTCCAGGCGTGTCTGGAGGCCTGGGCGGAGGCCGGCTGGCCCCGGCGCATGGCCCAGGACCAGGCCCGGGGGGCCGACGGGTCCCGGTGGGGACTGGGCCTCCAGCGCGCCTTCCGGGGCCCCGGGCGCTTCGGGACCCTCCTGGATGGGATCCCCCTCGGCCGGGGCGGCGTGCACGTCCTCGTCCGCGGAGGGGAGGCCGGGGATCCGCCGCCGATGGCCTCCGGCCCCGCCGGGGAGGCCTCGGGCTTCTGGTACCACCTGGGCTTCACCGGGCCGGCCCTCTTCTACCGCCCCGAGGACGGGCTTCTCCTCGGGATCCTGGCCCACCGCCGGGGGCCCGGCGGCGGGATCCTGGATCCGGACGCCCTTCAGGCCCGGCGCTGGGCGGCCCTCCAGGGCTGGATGGCGGATCAGGGCTTCGCGTAG
- a CDS encoding YhbY family RNA-binding protein translates to MLTPKQRQHLKAMAHPLKAAVHVGKAGLTDALAGELDVMLESLELIKIRLNQNTAEDEAGVVEALKAKVPGLEVVRVMGHQVLVYRASRNRPTAYPLPVA, encoded by the coding sequence ATGCTCACCCCCAAGCAGCGCCAGCACCTCAAGGCCATGGCCCATCCCCTCAAGGCCGCGGTCCACGTCGGCAAGGCCGGCCTCACCGACGCCCTCGCCGGCGAGCTGGACGTGATGCTCGAGAGCCTCGAGCTGATCAAGATCCGCCTCAACCAGAACACCGCCGAGGACGAGGCCGGGGTCGTGGAGGCCCTCAAGGCGAAGGTCCCGGGGCTGGAGGTCGTCCGGGTCATGGGCCACCAGGTGCTGGTCTACCGGGCCAGCCGGAACCGGCCCACCGCCTACCCGCTCCCCGTCGCCTAG
- a CDS encoding GAF domain-containing protein: protein MPFLSWSEGGVLQRLEVDGALRVGRDRARCQAAFPGDAGMSREHAILARAGDRWWIRDLGSTNGTLVNGLPVPTPMGSALRDGDEIRAGSAVLAFTEGFPGLDGVDCLERVGDLFSEIRMEPGQSRVLLRGLELLHRAAESLLEEGSAQVMFRTILAEALKLLGADRGFVVMVEPDGAWRSLHRIGDVEDQQGLSRSVVAYVVRHRTSVLSNSPLSDPRFGGDSLAELPFGAVMCAPLEAAGDLKGVLYLDRARGERPFTRFDLALMQAFVRQGAVALRHTELAQGAMRQAELQGEYLRLRALHERTVRRVGELLGAMRSSLLWIQGYAEAGYGDLASALLHQTERLRRLTESGLQETLLEMPKDLPAATGLRELQEAVEPAWRDLLRVRKAGLALEEVPPGTVWMAGELAHAALMGLVEPLLMRVPEGASISGRWLDLPGEWSLRLAFTGGMPMPVPDPWTVRALRESGIRWHWNDQVLSLDFPKDAGNTPGFLPLPALGLVSREGDLTALFEGVAAAEDLSFQLLEGEPPRTQVPEFKYLVIDAQGADDPVAWVDAYRRHPSFATVPILVIRARDDQFPELLAAGTTDCLPVGFRWETLHHRLQVLRGHDELQRKARAAERLDSFRQMAGTLKHEINNPLAVISMQVELLARKYPEEPKLQKVMEMVERIRVLVQVLQRMREATTEDYPGGASILKLG from the coding sequence GTGCCGTTCCTGTCCTGGTCCGAGGGGGGTGTCCTGCAGCGGCTCGAGGTGGACGGGGCCCTGCGCGTGGGCCGCGACCGGGCCCGGTGCCAGGCGGCGTTCCCCGGGGACGCGGGCATGAGCCGGGAGCACGCCATCCTCGCGAGGGCCGGCGACCGCTGGTGGATCCGGGACCTGGGCTCGACGAACGGGACGCTGGTGAACGGCCTCCCCGTCCCCACGCCCATGGGCAGCGCCCTGCGGGACGGGGACGAGATCCGCGCCGGCTCCGCGGTCCTCGCCTTCACCGAGGGGTTCCCGGGCCTGGACGGCGTGGACTGCCTCGAGCGCGTGGGGGACCTCTTCTCCGAGATCCGCATGGAGCCGGGCCAGTCCCGGGTCCTCCTGCGCGGGCTCGAACTGCTCCACCGCGCCGCCGAGAGCCTCCTCGAGGAGGGGAGCGCCCAGGTCATGTTCCGCACGATCCTCGCCGAGGCGCTGAAGCTGCTGGGCGCGGACCGGGGCTTCGTGGTCATGGTCGAGCCGGACGGCGCCTGGCGGAGCCTGCACCGGATCGGCGACGTGGAGGACCAGCAGGGCCTCTCCCGTTCCGTCGTCGCCTATGTGGTCCGCCACCGGACGTCGGTGCTCAGCAACTCGCCCCTCTCCGACCCGCGGTTCGGGGGGGACAGCCTCGCGGAGCTGCCCTTCGGGGCCGTCATGTGCGCGCCGCTGGAGGCCGCCGGCGACCTCAAGGGCGTCCTGTACCTGGACCGGGCCCGGGGCGAGAGGCCCTTCACCCGCTTCGACCTGGCCCTCATGCAGGCTTTCGTCCGCCAGGGCGCGGTGGCCCTCCGGCACACGGAGCTGGCCCAGGGCGCCATGCGGCAGGCCGAGCTCCAGGGGGAGTACCTCCGCCTGCGGGCCCTGCATGAGCGGACGGTGCGCCGGGTCGGCGAACTTCTCGGCGCCATGCGGAGCAGCCTGCTGTGGATCCAGGGCTACGCGGAGGCGGGCTACGGCGACCTCGCCTCGGCCCTCCTGCACCAGACGGAGCGCCTGCGCCGGCTGACCGAGTCGGGCCTGCAGGAGACGCTCCTGGAGATGCCCAAGGACCTGCCTGCGGCCACGGGGCTCCGCGAGCTCCAGGAGGCGGTGGAGCCCGCGTGGCGCGACCTCCTGCGGGTGCGCAAGGCCGGCCTCGCCCTCGAGGAGGTCCCTCCGGGGACCGTCTGGATGGCCGGGGAGCTGGCCCATGCGGCCCTCATGGGCCTGGTGGAGCCCCTGCTCATGCGGGTTCCGGAAGGCGCCTCCATCTCGGGCCGCTGGCTGGACCTGCCCGGCGAATGGTCCCTGCGCCTGGCCTTCACGGGCGGCATGCCCATGCCCGTCCCGGATCCCTGGACCGTGCGCGCCCTGCGGGAGTCCGGCATCCGGTGGCACTGGAACGACCAGGTGCTCTCCCTCGACTTCCCCAAGGATGCCGGGAACACGCCGGGCTTCCTGCCCCTGCCCGCGCTGGGCCTGGTGAGCCGGGAAGGGGACCTGACCGCGCTGTTCGAGGGGGTCGCCGCCGCGGAGGACCTGTCCTTCCAGCTCCTCGAGGGCGAGCCGCCCCGCACCCAGGTGCCGGAGTTCAAGTACCTCGTCATCGACGCCCAGGGCGCCGACGACCCCGTGGCGTGGGTGGACGCCTACCGCCGCCACCCCTCCTTCGCGACGGTGCCGATCCTCGTGATCCGGGCCCGGGACGACCAGTTCCCCGAACTGCTCGCCGCCGGCACCACCGACTGCCTTCCGGTCGGGTTCCGGTGGGAGACGCTCCACCACCGGCTCCAGGTGCTCCGCGGCCACGACGAGCTCCAGCGCAAGGCCCGCGCCGCCGAGCGCCTGGATTCCTTCCGCCAGATGGCCGGCACCCTCAAGCACGAGATCAACAACCCCCTGGCGGTCATCTCCATGCAGGTGGAGCTGCTGGCCCGGAAGTACCCCGAGGAGCCCAAGCTCCAGAAGGTGATGGAGATGGTCGAGCGGATCCGGGTGCTGGTGCAGGTGCTCCAGCGCATGCGGGAGGCCACGACGGAGGACTATCCCGGCGGCGCCAGCATCCTGAAGCTGGGGTAG
- the purN gene encoding phosphoribosylglycinamide formyltransferase: protein MERIALFISGTGGNALNLLRACGEGRVPALPVVGVSSSARAAGVERLRAEGLPVEVVLRSAHPDDLAFSEACYAAAEAAGAGLICLCGWLKRLEVPPRWEGRILNIHPGLLPEFGGPGMYGMHVHRAVLEAGARESGCTVHEVDNVYDHGRIVDQARVPVLPGDTPEDLQKRVYAQEMALYPRALAAHLAARGR from the coding sequence ATGGAACGGATCGCGCTCTTCATTTCCGGAACGGGGGGCAACGCCCTGAACCTCCTGCGGGCCTGCGGCGAGGGCCGCGTGCCGGCCCTGCCCGTCGTCGGCGTCTCCTCCAGCGCCCGCGCCGCGGGCGTGGAGCGCCTCCGGGCCGAGGGCCTCCCGGTGGAGGTGGTCCTCCGGTCCGCGCACCCCGACGACCTCGCCTTCTCCGAGGCCTGCTATGCCGCGGCCGAGGCCGCCGGGGCCGGCCTCATCTGCCTCTGCGGCTGGCTCAAGCGCCTCGAGGTGCCGCCCCGCTGGGAGGGCCGGATCCTCAACATCCACCCCGGCCTCCTGCCGGAATTCGGCGGCCCGGGCATGTACGGCATGCACGTGCACCGGGCCGTGCTGGAGGCCGGCGCCCGCGAGTCCGGCTGCACCGTGCACGAGGTGGACAATGTGTACGACCATGGCCGGATCGTGGACCAGGCCCGGGTCCCGGTCCTGCCCGGGGACACGCCGGAGGACCTGCAGAAGCGGGTCTACGCGCAGGAGATGGCGCTCTACCCCCGGGCCCTCGCCGCCCACCTCGCCGCGCGCGGCCGCTGA